The Rhododendron vialii isolate Sample 1 chromosome 8a, ASM3025357v1 genome has a window encoding:
- the LOC131335598 gene encoding filament-like plant protein isoform X5, with translation MDRRSWLWRRKSSEKSPGETESSGSSHSERFYDDQACSNHHSQSPESSHHTQSPEVTSRAAPNEEEHNGVKALTEKLSAANEEEHNDSTANEEERNDSVKTLAEKLSAANEEEHNDSVKNLTEKLSAALLNIRAKEDLVKQNAKVAEEAVSGWEKAESEALALKQQLEAATQKNTALEDRVGHLDGALKECLRELRQARGDQEHKIHEAVAKKTHEWEYTKSNLKIQLVELQSQVQASKGELEIMIIERDLSTKAAEIASKQHLESIKKVAKLESEIRRLKAVARKAPVLSDHKSVSASSVCVESFTDSLSESGLEPNEFDSLASALIVELDQFKNDNAIGQNLMVSSVEINLMDDFLEMERLAALPEIENGSCPHEGESPSKTEFEAMIIRIAEMEEKLEKMETEKVELELALTECQDQLKASRDQLVQAEVKLVELQTCLVMANETRSAVDMKLESAIAKRESAELQLLEVKGEIQTLLSKVSCLEVEVRKEKVLSEEAAVKCRKLEDEILGMKREVDIRNAAMFNGDWKIKQEEELAAAAAKFAECQKTISFIGRQLKSLATMDDFLTYAEKPQKEGITTP, from the exons ATGGACCGGCGGAGTTGGCTGTGGAGGAGGAAGTCTTCAGAGAAGAGTCCTGGCGAAACTGAAAGCTCAGGATCATCTCATTCTGAAAGATTCTATGATGATCAG GCATGTTCAAACCATCATAGTCAATCACCGGAATCAAGCCATCATACTCAATCACCAGAAGTCACATCTAGAGCTGCACCCAACGAGGAAGAACATAATGGTGTGAAGGCTCTAACTGAAAAGCTATCAGCAGCAAATGAGGAAGAACACAACGATAGCACAGCCAATGAGGAAGAACGCAATGATAGTGTGAAGACTCTAGCTGAAAAGCTATCAGCAGCCAACGAGGAAGAACATAATGATAGCGTGAAGAATCTAACTGAAAAGCTATCAGCAGCTCTTCTCAACATCAGGGCCAAGGAAGACTTGGTAAAGCAGAACGCAAAAGTGGCAGAGGAAGCTGTCTCAG GATGGGAAAAGGCAGAAAGTGAAGCATTAGCTTTGAAGCAGCAACTCGAAGCCGCAACTCAGAAGAATACTGCCCTTGAAGATCGAGTGGGCCATCTTGATGGAGCTCTCAAGGAGTGTCTTAGAGAGCTTCGGCAAGCTAGAGGAGATCAAGAGCACAAGATTCATGAAGCAGTTGCTAAGAAAACACATGAATGGGAATATACAAAATCCAACCTCAAGATCCAGCTAGTTGAGCTCCAGTCCCAAGTTCAAGCCTCTAAAGGTGAACTAGAAATCATGATTATTGAAAGAGATTTGAGCACCAAAGCGGCTGAAATAGCTAGCAAACAACATCTGGAGAGCATAAAGAAGGTGGCCAAGCTTGAATCTGAGATCCGAAGGCTAAAAGCTGTGGCCCGCAAGGCACCAGTTCTCAGTGATCACAAGTCTGTTTCTGCCTCATCGGTTTGTGTTGAATCCTTTACAGATAGCCTATCAGAAAGTGGTTTAGAGCCGAACGAGTTTGACTCATTGGCATCTGCTTTAATTGTGGAGCTTGATCAATTTAAGAATGATAATGCCATTGGACAAAACCTTATGGTCTCTTCGGTTGAGATTAATCTCATGGATGATTTCCTTGAAATGGAAAGGCTTGCAGCGCTACCTGAGATAGAAAATGGAAGCTGTCCCCATGAAGGGGAAAGCCCTTCAAAAACTGAATTTGAAGCAATGATAATTAGGATAGCTGAAATGGAGGAGAAGTTAGAGAAAATGGAAACGGAAAAAGTGGAACTAGAGTTGGCTTTAACCGAATGCCAAGATCAACTTAAAGCATCAAGGGATCAGTTAGTGCAAGCAGAGGTGAAGTTGGTGGAGCTTCAAACTTGTTTAGTTATGGCAAATGAAACGAGGAGTGCAGTTGACATGAAACTCGAGTCTGCCATTGCAAAGAGAGAATCGGCAGAGTTACAATTATTAGAGGTCAAGGGAGAGATACAAACTTTGCTTTCAAAAGTCAGTTGCTTGGAAGTAGAAGTCCGAAAAGAGAAGGTTTTGTCGGAAGAAGCAGCGGTCAAGTGTCGGAAATTGGAAGATGAGATTTTGGGAATGAAGCGCGAAGTTGATATCCGGAATGCTGCAATGTTTAATGGAGATTGGAAAATAAAGCAG GAGGAGGAGCTAGCAGCAGCAGCTGCTAAATTTGCAGAGTGCCAGAAAACAATTTCTTTCATTGGGAGACAGTTGAAATCCCTCGCAACAATGGACGACTTCCTAACTTACGCAGAGAAACCACAGAAAGAAGGAATCACAACTCCATGA
- the LOC131335598 gene encoding filament-like plant protein isoform X1: MLLLLLLSTPLFISVVTGFESYHCCSKFKVELLGEVPVMDRRSWLWRRKSSEKSPGETESSGSSHSERFYDDQACSNHHSQSPESSHHTQSPEVTSRAAPNEEEHNGVKALTEKLSAANEEEHNDSTANEEERNDSVKTLAEKLSAANEEEHNDSVKNLTEKLSAALLNIRAKEDLVKQNAKVAEEAVSGWEKAESEALALKQQLEAATQKNTALEDRVGHLDGALKECLRELRQARGDQEHKIHEAVAKKTHEWEYTKSNLKIQLVELQSQVQASKGELEIMIIERDLSTKAAEIASKQHLESIKKVAKLESEIRRLKAVARKAPVLSDHKSVSASSVCVESFTDSLSESGLEPNEFDSLASALIVELDQFKNDNAIGQNLMVSSVEINLMDDFLEMERLAALPEIENGSCPHEGESPSKTEFEAMIIRIAEMEEKLEKMETEKVELELALTECQDQLKASRDQLVQAEVKLVELQTCLVMANETRSAVDMKLESAIAKRESAELQLLEVKGEIQTLLSKVSCLEVEVRKEKVLSEEAAVKCRKLEDEILGMKREVDIRNAAMFNGDWKIKQEEELAAAAAKFAECQKTISFIGRQLKSLATMDDFLTYAEKPQKEGITTP; this comes from the exons atgttgttgttgttgttgttgtctaCACCTCTGTTTATTTCAGTCGTTACAGGATTTGAAAG CTATCATTGTTGTAGTAAATTCAAAGTAGAATTATTGGGTGAAGTGCCTGTGATGGACCGGCGGAGTTGGCTGTGGAGGAGGAAGTCTTCAGAGAAGAGTCCTGGCGAAACTGAAAGCTCAGGATCATCTCATTCTGAAAGATTCTATGATGATCAG GCATGTTCAAACCATCATAGTCAATCACCGGAATCAAGCCATCATACTCAATCACCAGAAGTCACATCTAGAGCTGCACCCAACGAGGAAGAACATAATGGTGTGAAGGCTCTAACTGAAAAGCTATCAGCAGCAAATGAGGAAGAACACAACGATAGCACAGCCAATGAGGAAGAACGCAATGATAGTGTGAAGACTCTAGCTGAAAAGCTATCAGCAGCCAACGAGGAAGAACATAATGATAGCGTGAAGAATCTAACTGAAAAGCTATCAGCAGCTCTTCTCAACATCAGGGCCAAGGAAGACTTGGTAAAGCAGAACGCAAAAGTGGCAGAGGAAGCTGTCTCAG GATGGGAAAAGGCAGAAAGTGAAGCATTAGCTTTGAAGCAGCAACTCGAAGCCGCAACTCAGAAGAATACTGCCCTTGAAGATCGAGTGGGCCATCTTGATGGAGCTCTCAAGGAGTGTCTTAGAGAGCTTCGGCAAGCTAGAGGAGATCAAGAGCACAAGATTCATGAAGCAGTTGCTAAGAAAACACATGAATGGGAATATACAAAATCCAACCTCAAGATCCAGCTAGTTGAGCTCCAGTCCCAAGTTCAAGCCTCTAAAGGTGAACTAGAAATCATGATTATTGAAAGAGATTTGAGCACCAAAGCGGCTGAAATAGCTAGCAAACAACATCTGGAGAGCATAAAGAAGGTGGCCAAGCTTGAATCTGAGATCCGAAGGCTAAAAGCTGTGGCCCGCAAGGCACCAGTTCTCAGTGATCACAAGTCTGTTTCTGCCTCATCGGTTTGTGTTGAATCCTTTACAGATAGCCTATCAGAAAGTGGTTTAGAGCCGAACGAGTTTGACTCATTGGCATCTGCTTTAATTGTGGAGCTTGATCAATTTAAGAATGATAATGCCATTGGACAAAACCTTATGGTCTCTTCGGTTGAGATTAATCTCATGGATGATTTCCTTGAAATGGAAAGGCTTGCAGCGCTACCTGAGATAGAAAATGGAAGCTGTCCCCATGAAGGGGAAAGCCCTTCAAAAACTGAATTTGAAGCAATGATAATTAGGATAGCTGAAATGGAGGAGAAGTTAGAGAAAATGGAAACGGAAAAAGTGGAACTAGAGTTGGCTTTAACCGAATGCCAAGATCAACTTAAAGCATCAAGGGATCAGTTAGTGCAAGCAGAGGTGAAGTTGGTGGAGCTTCAAACTTGTTTAGTTATGGCAAATGAAACGAGGAGTGCAGTTGACATGAAACTCGAGTCTGCCATTGCAAAGAGAGAATCGGCAGAGTTACAATTATTAGAGGTCAAGGGAGAGATACAAACTTTGCTTTCAAAAGTCAGTTGCTTGGAAGTAGAAGTCCGAAAAGAGAAGGTTTTGTCGGAAGAAGCAGCGGTCAAGTGTCGGAAATTGGAAGATGAGATTTTGGGAATGAAGCGCGAAGTTGATATCCGGAATGCTGCAATGTTTAATGGAGATTGGAAAATAAAGCAG GAGGAGGAGCTAGCAGCAGCAGCTGCTAAATTTGCAGAGTGCCAGAAAACAATTTCTTTCATTGGGAGACAGTTGAAATCCCTCGCAACAATGGACGACTTCCTAACTTACGCAGAGAAACCACAGAAAGAAGGAATCACAACTCCATGA
- the LOC131335598 gene encoding filament-like plant protein isoform X2, which produces MLLLLLLSTPLFISVVTGFESKFKVELLGEVPVMDRRSWLWRRKSSEKSPGETESSGSSHSERFYDDQACSNHHSQSPESSHHTQSPEVTSRAAPNEEEHNGVKALTEKLSAANEEEHNDSTANEEERNDSVKTLAEKLSAANEEEHNDSVKNLTEKLSAALLNIRAKEDLVKQNAKVAEEAVSGWEKAESEALALKQQLEAATQKNTALEDRVGHLDGALKECLRELRQARGDQEHKIHEAVAKKTHEWEYTKSNLKIQLVELQSQVQASKGELEIMIIERDLSTKAAEIASKQHLESIKKVAKLESEIRRLKAVARKAPVLSDHKSVSASSVCVESFTDSLSESGLEPNEFDSLASALIVELDQFKNDNAIGQNLMVSSVEINLMDDFLEMERLAALPEIENGSCPHEGESPSKTEFEAMIIRIAEMEEKLEKMETEKVELELALTECQDQLKASRDQLVQAEVKLVELQTCLVMANETRSAVDMKLESAIAKRESAELQLLEVKGEIQTLLSKVSCLEVEVRKEKVLSEEAAVKCRKLEDEILGMKREVDIRNAAMFNGDWKIKQEEELAAAAAKFAECQKTISFIGRQLKSLATMDDFLTYAEKPQKEGITTP; this is translated from the exons atgttgttgttgttgttgttgtctaCACCTCTGTTTATTTCAGTCGTTACAGGATTTGAAAG TAAATTCAAAGTAGAATTATTGGGTGAAGTGCCTGTGATGGACCGGCGGAGTTGGCTGTGGAGGAGGAAGTCTTCAGAGAAGAGTCCTGGCGAAACTGAAAGCTCAGGATCATCTCATTCTGAAAGATTCTATGATGATCAG GCATGTTCAAACCATCATAGTCAATCACCGGAATCAAGCCATCATACTCAATCACCAGAAGTCACATCTAGAGCTGCACCCAACGAGGAAGAACATAATGGTGTGAAGGCTCTAACTGAAAAGCTATCAGCAGCAAATGAGGAAGAACACAACGATAGCACAGCCAATGAGGAAGAACGCAATGATAGTGTGAAGACTCTAGCTGAAAAGCTATCAGCAGCCAACGAGGAAGAACATAATGATAGCGTGAAGAATCTAACTGAAAAGCTATCAGCAGCTCTTCTCAACATCAGGGCCAAGGAAGACTTGGTAAAGCAGAACGCAAAAGTGGCAGAGGAAGCTGTCTCAG GATGGGAAAAGGCAGAAAGTGAAGCATTAGCTTTGAAGCAGCAACTCGAAGCCGCAACTCAGAAGAATACTGCCCTTGAAGATCGAGTGGGCCATCTTGATGGAGCTCTCAAGGAGTGTCTTAGAGAGCTTCGGCAAGCTAGAGGAGATCAAGAGCACAAGATTCATGAAGCAGTTGCTAAGAAAACACATGAATGGGAATATACAAAATCCAACCTCAAGATCCAGCTAGTTGAGCTCCAGTCCCAAGTTCAAGCCTCTAAAGGTGAACTAGAAATCATGATTATTGAAAGAGATTTGAGCACCAAAGCGGCTGAAATAGCTAGCAAACAACATCTGGAGAGCATAAAGAAGGTGGCCAAGCTTGAATCTGAGATCCGAAGGCTAAAAGCTGTGGCCCGCAAGGCACCAGTTCTCAGTGATCACAAGTCTGTTTCTGCCTCATCGGTTTGTGTTGAATCCTTTACAGATAGCCTATCAGAAAGTGGTTTAGAGCCGAACGAGTTTGACTCATTGGCATCTGCTTTAATTGTGGAGCTTGATCAATTTAAGAATGATAATGCCATTGGACAAAACCTTATGGTCTCTTCGGTTGAGATTAATCTCATGGATGATTTCCTTGAAATGGAAAGGCTTGCAGCGCTACCTGAGATAGAAAATGGAAGCTGTCCCCATGAAGGGGAAAGCCCTTCAAAAACTGAATTTGAAGCAATGATAATTAGGATAGCTGAAATGGAGGAGAAGTTAGAGAAAATGGAAACGGAAAAAGTGGAACTAGAGTTGGCTTTAACCGAATGCCAAGATCAACTTAAAGCATCAAGGGATCAGTTAGTGCAAGCAGAGGTGAAGTTGGTGGAGCTTCAAACTTGTTTAGTTATGGCAAATGAAACGAGGAGTGCAGTTGACATGAAACTCGAGTCTGCCATTGCAAAGAGAGAATCGGCAGAGTTACAATTATTAGAGGTCAAGGGAGAGATACAAACTTTGCTTTCAAAAGTCAGTTGCTTGGAAGTAGAAGTCCGAAAAGAGAAGGTTTTGTCGGAAGAAGCAGCGGTCAAGTGTCGGAAATTGGAAGATGAGATTTTGGGAATGAAGCGCGAAGTTGATATCCGGAATGCTGCAATGTTTAATGGAGATTGGAAAATAAAGCAG GAGGAGGAGCTAGCAGCAGCAGCTGCTAAATTTGCAGAGTGCCAGAAAACAATTTCTTTCATTGGGAGACAGTTGAAATCCCTCGCAACAATGGACGACTTCCTAACTTACGCAGAGAAACCACAGAAAGAAGGAATCACAACTCCATGA
- the LOC131335598 gene encoding filament-like plant protein isoform X3, with the protein MSTCYHCCSKFKVELLGEVPVMDRRSWLWRRKSSEKSPGETESSGSSHSERFYDDQACSNHHSQSPESSHHTQSPEVTSRAAPNEEEHNGVKALTEKLSAANEEEHNDSTANEEERNDSVKTLAEKLSAANEEEHNDSVKNLTEKLSAALLNIRAKEDLVKQNAKVAEEAVSGWEKAESEALALKQQLEAATQKNTALEDRVGHLDGALKECLRELRQARGDQEHKIHEAVAKKTHEWEYTKSNLKIQLVELQSQVQASKGELEIMIIERDLSTKAAEIASKQHLESIKKVAKLESEIRRLKAVARKAPVLSDHKSVSASSVCVESFTDSLSESGLEPNEFDSLASALIVELDQFKNDNAIGQNLMVSSVEINLMDDFLEMERLAALPEIENGSCPHEGESPSKTEFEAMIIRIAEMEEKLEKMETEKVELELALTECQDQLKASRDQLVQAEVKLVELQTCLVMANETRSAVDMKLESAIAKRESAELQLLEVKGEIQTLLSKVSCLEVEVRKEKVLSEEAAVKCRKLEDEILGMKREVDIRNAAMFNGDWKIKQEEELAAAAAKFAECQKTISFIGRQLKSLATMDDFLTYAEKPQKEGITTP; encoded by the exons ATGAGTACATG CTATCATTGTTGTAGTAAATTCAAAGTAGAATTATTGGGTGAAGTGCCTGTGATGGACCGGCGGAGTTGGCTGTGGAGGAGGAAGTCTTCAGAGAAGAGTCCTGGCGAAACTGAAAGCTCAGGATCATCTCATTCTGAAAGATTCTATGATGATCAG GCATGTTCAAACCATCATAGTCAATCACCGGAATCAAGCCATCATACTCAATCACCAGAAGTCACATCTAGAGCTGCACCCAACGAGGAAGAACATAATGGTGTGAAGGCTCTAACTGAAAAGCTATCAGCAGCAAATGAGGAAGAACACAACGATAGCACAGCCAATGAGGAAGAACGCAATGATAGTGTGAAGACTCTAGCTGAAAAGCTATCAGCAGCCAACGAGGAAGAACATAATGATAGCGTGAAGAATCTAACTGAAAAGCTATCAGCAGCTCTTCTCAACATCAGGGCCAAGGAAGACTTGGTAAAGCAGAACGCAAAAGTGGCAGAGGAAGCTGTCTCAG GATGGGAAAAGGCAGAAAGTGAAGCATTAGCTTTGAAGCAGCAACTCGAAGCCGCAACTCAGAAGAATACTGCCCTTGAAGATCGAGTGGGCCATCTTGATGGAGCTCTCAAGGAGTGTCTTAGAGAGCTTCGGCAAGCTAGAGGAGATCAAGAGCACAAGATTCATGAAGCAGTTGCTAAGAAAACACATGAATGGGAATATACAAAATCCAACCTCAAGATCCAGCTAGTTGAGCTCCAGTCCCAAGTTCAAGCCTCTAAAGGTGAACTAGAAATCATGATTATTGAAAGAGATTTGAGCACCAAAGCGGCTGAAATAGCTAGCAAACAACATCTGGAGAGCATAAAGAAGGTGGCCAAGCTTGAATCTGAGATCCGAAGGCTAAAAGCTGTGGCCCGCAAGGCACCAGTTCTCAGTGATCACAAGTCTGTTTCTGCCTCATCGGTTTGTGTTGAATCCTTTACAGATAGCCTATCAGAAAGTGGTTTAGAGCCGAACGAGTTTGACTCATTGGCATCTGCTTTAATTGTGGAGCTTGATCAATTTAAGAATGATAATGCCATTGGACAAAACCTTATGGTCTCTTCGGTTGAGATTAATCTCATGGATGATTTCCTTGAAATGGAAAGGCTTGCAGCGCTACCTGAGATAGAAAATGGAAGCTGTCCCCATGAAGGGGAAAGCCCTTCAAAAACTGAATTTGAAGCAATGATAATTAGGATAGCTGAAATGGAGGAGAAGTTAGAGAAAATGGAAACGGAAAAAGTGGAACTAGAGTTGGCTTTAACCGAATGCCAAGATCAACTTAAAGCATCAAGGGATCAGTTAGTGCAAGCAGAGGTGAAGTTGGTGGAGCTTCAAACTTGTTTAGTTATGGCAAATGAAACGAGGAGTGCAGTTGACATGAAACTCGAGTCTGCCATTGCAAAGAGAGAATCGGCAGAGTTACAATTATTAGAGGTCAAGGGAGAGATACAAACTTTGCTTTCAAAAGTCAGTTGCTTGGAAGTAGAAGTCCGAAAAGAGAAGGTTTTGTCGGAAGAAGCAGCGGTCAAGTGTCGGAAATTGGAAGATGAGATTTTGGGAATGAAGCGCGAAGTTGATATCCGGAATGCTGCAATGTTTAATGGAGATTGGAAAATAAAGCAG GAGGAGGAGCTAGCAGCAGCAGCTGCTAAATTTGCAGAGTGCCAGAAAACAATTTCTTTCATTGGGAGACAGTTGAAATCCCTCGCAACAATGGACGACTTCCTAACTTACGCAGAGAAACCACAGAAAGAAGGAATCACAACTCCATGA
- the LOC131335598 gene encoding filament-like plant protein isoform X4, whose translation MSTCKFKVELLGEVPVMDRRSWLWRRKSSEKSPGETESSGSSHSERFYDDQACSNHHSQSPESSHHTQSPEVTSRAAPNEEEHNGVKALTEKLSAANEEEHNDSTANEEERNDSVKTLAEKLSAANEEEHNDSVKNLTEKLSAALLNIRAKEDLVKQNAKVAEEAVSGWEKAESEALALKQQLEAATQKNTALEDRVGHLDGALKECLRELRQARGDQEHKIHEAVAKKTHEWEYTKSNLKIQLVELQSQVQASKGELEIMIIERDLSTKAAEIASKQHLESIKKVAKLESEIRRLKAVARKAPVLSDHKSVSASSVCVESFTDSLSESGLEPNEFDSLASALIVELDQFKNDNAIGQNLMVSSVEINLMDDFLEMERLAALPEIENGSCPHEGESPSKTEFEAMIIRIAEMEEKLEKMETEKVELELALTECQDQLKASRDQLVQAEVKLVELQTCLVMANETRSAVDMKLESAIAKRESAELQLLEVKGEIQTLLSKVSCLEVEVRKEKVLSEEAAVKCRKLEDEILGMKREVDIRNAAMFNGDWKIKQEEELAAAAAKFAECQKTISFIGRQLKSLATMDDFLTYAEKPQKEGITTP comes from the exons ATGAGTACATG TAAATTCAAAGTAGAATTATTGGGTGAAGTGCCTGTGATGGACCGGCGGAGTTGGCTGTGGAGGAGGAAGTCTTCAGAGAAGAGTCCTGGCGAAACTGAAAGCTCAGGATCATCTCATTCTGAAAGATTCTATGATGATCAG GCATGTTCAAACCATCATAGTCAATCACCGGAATCAAGCCATCATACTCAATCACCAGAAGTCACATCTAGAGCTGCACCCAACGAGGAAGAACATAATGGTGTGAAGGCTCTAACTGAAAAGCTATCAGCAGCAAATGAGGAAGAACACAACGATAGCACAGCCAATGAGGAAGAACGCAATGATAGTGTGAAGACTCTAGCTGAAAAGCTATCAGCAGCCAACGAGGAAGAACATAATGATAGCGTGAAGAATCTAACTGAAAAGCTATCAGCAGCTCTTCTCAACATCAGGGCCAAGGAAGACTTGGTAAAGCAGAACGCAAAAGTGGCAGAGGAAGCTGTCTCAG GATGGGAAAAGGCAGAAAGTGAAGCATTAGCTTTGAAGCAGCAACTCGAAGCCGCAACTCAGAAGAATACTGCCCTTGAAGATCGAGTGGGCCATCTTGATGGAGCTCTCAAGGAGTGTCTTAGAGAGCTTCGGCAAGCTAGAGGAGATCAAGAGCACAAGATTCATGAAGCAGTTGCTAAGAAAACACATGAATGGGAATATACAAAATCCAACCTCAAGATCCAGCTAGTTGAGCTCCAGTCCCAAGTTCAAGCCTCTAAAGGTGAACTAGAAATCATGATTATTGAAAGAGATTTGAGCACCAAAGCGGCTGAAATAGCTAGCAAACAACATCTGGAGAGCATAAAGAAGGTGGCCAAGCTTGAATCTGAGATCCGAAGGCTAAAAGCTGTGGCCCGCAAGGCACCAGTTCTCAGTGATCACAAGTCTGTTTCTGCCTCATCGGTTTGTGTTGAATCCTTTACAGATAGCCTATCAGAAAGTGGTTTAGAGCCGAACGAGTTTGACTCATTGGCATCTGCTTTAATTGTGGAGCTTGATCAATTTAAGAATGATAATGCCATTGGACAAAACCTTATGGTCTCTTCGGTTGAGATTAATCTCATGGATGATTTCCTTGAAATGGAAAGGCTTGCAGCGCTACCTGAGATAGAAAATGGAAGCTGTCCCCATGAAGGGGAAAGCCCTTCAAAAACTGAATTTGAAGCAATGATAATTAGGATAGCTGAAATGGAGGAGAAGTTAGAGAAAATGGAAACGGAAAAAGTGGAACTAGAGTTGGCTTTAACCGAATGCCAAGATCAACTTAAAGCATCAAGGGATCAGTTAGTGCAAGCAGAGGTGAAGTTGGTGGAGCTTCAAACTTGTTTAGTTATGGCAAATGAAACGAGGAGTGCAGTTGACATGAAACTCGAGTCTGCCATTGCAAAGAGAGAATCGGCAGAGTTACAATTATTAGAGGTCAAGGGAGAGATACAAACTTTGCTTTCAAAAGTCAGTTGCTTGGAAGTAGAAGTCCGAAAAGAGAAGGTTTTGTCGGAAGAAGCAGCGGTCAAGTGTCGGAAATTGGAAGATGAGATTTTGGGAATGAAGCGCGAAGTTGATATCCGGAATGCTGCAATGTTTAATGGAGATTGGAAAATAAAGCAG GAGGAGGAGCTAGCAGCAGCAGCTGCTAAATTTGCAGAGTGCCAGAAAACAATTTCTTTCATTGGGAGACAGTTGAAATCCCTCGCAACAATGGACGACTTCCTAACTTACGCAGAGAAACCACAGAAAGAAGGAATCACAACTCCATGA